A stretch of Xenopus laevis strain J_2021 chromosome 8S, Xenopus_laevis_v10.1, whole genome shotgun sequence DNA encodes these proteins:
- the LOC108700610 gene encoding Fc receptor-like protein 3 translates to MTDVDDNSHSHLLVLTVFFIETSGAAVRPVVSLSPNWTPIFKGESVTLTCNVTPTAQGNLGYSWYKNQHQIPGNQQSLVIQSGTRSDIGHYQCETGTNVKSDSIRLDFRPGWLILQVPPVVHEGDSLSLRCHSRSRSIARNPVFYKDNKIIKSPVSGSVLHIGRVDVTTSGTYKCVKEILFYYLSGKRYRFYRDERYITVQEMFTIPQINMIPDQVIEGDHMTITCDTKLSPRRATTELQFVFYRNGHNVQGFSSSNQYGVPSAQLEDSGNYTCEVQTSSGSVRKRSNMEHIHIQELFPVPQIKVSPDQVTEGDHMTITCDTKLSPHRETTELQFAFYRNGHNVQGFSSSKQYGVPSAQLEDSGNYICEVQTPTGSVRKRSNVLHIQKLELFTIPQIQVIADQVTEGDHMTITCDTKLSPHRETTELQFVFYRNGHNVQGFSSSNQYGVPSAQLEDSGNYTCEVQTSSGSVRKRSREAHIQTKGPSSNLQSVKLELKVVHSEMQKVNDQLSAGSTVQELAELKEQMQIRLDKNKSENEKQKRQKYDHDTIDYERGRVYSWNRFDGIKRDT, encoded by the exons ATGACAGATGTGGATGACAACAGTCATA GTCATTTACTCGTGCTTACAGTATTTTTCATTGAAACATCAG GAGCTGCTGTGAGACCTGTGGTTTCCCTCTCCCCAAACTGGACCCCAATATTCAAGGGAGAGTCTGTAACTCTGACCTGTAATGTGACCCCTACTGCCCAAGGGAACTTGGGATATTCCTGGTACAAGAATCAGCACCAGATACCTGGGAATCAGCAAAGTCTTGTGATTCAAAGTGGCACCAGGTCAGACATAGGGCATTACCAGTGTGAGACCGGTACCAATGTGAAAAGTGATTCTATTCGTCTGGATTTTAGGCCTG gtTGGCTCATCCTGCAGGTGCCCCCTGTTGTTCATGAAGGGGACTCCCTGTCTCTCAGGTGTCACAGTCGGTCTCGTTCGATTGCAAGAAATCCAGTATTTTACAAGGACAATAAGATCATTAAGTCCCCAGTCAGTGGGTCTGTGTTACACATAGGAAGAGTGGATGTTACTACATCTGGTACATACAAGTGTGTAAAAGaaatccttttttattatctttctggCAAGCGTTATCGATTTTATAGAGATGAACGATACATTACAGTACAAG AGATGTTCACTATCCCACAAATAAATATGATCCCAGATCAGGTGATAgaaggagatcacatgaccataacatgtgacacaaagctcagcccaCGCAGAGCGACTACAGAGCTGcagtttgttttctacagaaatgggcacaatgtgcagggattcagctcatccaaccaatatggagtcccctcagctcagctggaggattctgggaattatacctgtGAGGTACAAACTTCATCCGgcagtgtgaggaagaggagcaacATGGAACATATCCACATACAGG agctctTCCCTGTCCCACAAATAAAAGTGAGTCCAGATCAGGTGACAgaaggagatcacatgaccataacatgtgacacaaagctcagcccacacagagagactacagagctacagtttgctttctacagaaatgggcacaatgtgcagggattcagttcatccaaacaatatggagtcccctcagctcagctggaggattctgggaattatatctgtgaggtacaaactccaactggcagtgtgaggaagaggagcaatGTGTTGCATATCCAGAAACTGG AACTCTTCACTATCCCACAAATACAAGTGATTGCAGATCAGGTGACAgaaggagatcacatgaccataacatgtgacaccaagctcagcccacacagagagactacagagctacagtttgttttctacagaaatgggcacaatgtgcagggattcagttcatccaaccaatatggagtcccctcagctcagctggaggattctgggaattatacctgtGAGGTACAAACTTCATCCGgcagtgtgaggaagaggagcagAGAGGCACATATTCAGACAAAGG GTCCTTCTTCAAACCTCCAAAGCGTTAAACTG gaattgaAGGTGGTTCACAGTGAAATGCAGAAGGTTAATGACCAGCTGTCCGCTGGTAGTACAGTGCAGGAGCTTGCTGAACTTAAAGAACAGATGCAAATCAGACTGgataaaaacaaatcagaaaatgagaaacaaaagagacagaaatatgacCATGATACTATCGATTATGAGAGAGGACGGGTGTACTCTTGGAATCGCTTTGATGGCATAAAGAGAGatacttga